A window of Candidatus Nitrospira allomarina genomic DNA:
ACCTTCCGTGCCGTCCGCGTCCGGGGTTTATTTGTCTGACCTGATCTGCGCACCGCTCCCTTCAGAGAAGGGAGTTTAAGTCCGTTCATCATGAGGTTCACAAAGGTCCGCGAAATGTCTTCGGCCGTCTGAGGAAGTTGGGCTTGAAATAGGACCGTCAACAACCGATGATAAATCAGCATGCCCATAAAGGCGCGGGCGGCGATGAGGGGCTGAACGGGCTGAAAGGCTCCATCATCTATGCGCTGTTGAATGTAGCCGGCCAAAAAATCATAAAACACCCGGATGTGATTGTGGAAAAACATATCCGACATCTCATGGTTTTCCAGTGCGCTAAACAAAATCAGCCTCATCAAATCGGAATCCGGAGCCCCTCCGACCACCGTCCTGGCAATCACGGAAAACACCTCAATATCCTTTTGTTGCTCAGCGAGACTTCTTATTTTGGAGAGTAATCCCGGCACGGGTGATTCCTCCGCAAGAATGGCCGCATACAAATCATCTTTACTGGGAAAATGTTTGAAAATAAGGGCTTCGCTGACCCCTGCTCTCTGGGCAATTTCCCGGGTCTTGGTCCCGCTAAATCCTTTTTTGGCAAATAAGGAGGCCGCCGACTGAATAATTTTGGCCTTCCGCACCGGACCGCTTATTCGTTTCGGTGATAATGGCATCTTCTACCTTC
This region includes:
- a CDS encoding TetR/AcrR family transcriptional regulator — translated: MPLSPKRISGPVRKAKIIQSAASLFAKKGFSGTKTREIAQRAGVSEALIFKHFPSKDDLYAAILAEESPVPGLLSKIRSLAEQQKDIEVFSVIARTVVGGAPDSDLMRLILFSALENHEMSDMFFHNHIRVFYDFLAGYIQQRIDDGAFQPVQPLIAARAFMGMLIYHRLLTVLFQAQLPQTAEDISRTFVNLMMNGLKLPSLKGAVRRSGQTNKPRTRTARKV